ACACCGAGCATCGAGCAGGCGGCGCGCAACCTCAGCGGCGGGAACCAGCAGAAGGTGGTGCTGGCCAAATGGCTCTTCACAAAAGCGCGCATCTTCCTCTTCGACGAGCCGACACGGGGCATAGACGTGGGGGCGAAGGCGGAGATTTACCGGCTCATTGACCGGCTGGCGGCGGAGGGCGCGGGCATTCTGGTCATTTCAAGCGAGCTGCCGGAAATACTGGGGGTCTGCGACCGCATTCTGGTGATGCACGAGGGGCGCATCAGCGGGGAACTGCCAGGCAAAGGCGCCACACAGGAGGCCATCATGCGTCTGGCCACAGGACATCCGGCGACCGCCGCCGTTTAGTCCGCCCGCCTCAAATTGACACTCCGGGGCATAATTCTGAATAATAAGCGAATTAATCAGGATACTGCGTTGTTGAAAGGACATGATGAACATTTCCGCACGCTGTGAATACGCCTGCCGGGCCATGGTCGAACTCGCGCTCCACCAGCCGGAAGGGGATATTTTGACGGCCCAGGCCATTGCCGCCAGCCGCCATGTGCCGGAGAAGTACCTGGTCCACATCCTTCTTCAGTTGAAGCGCGCCGGACTGGTCCACAGCGTCCGCGGCGCGCAGGGGGGCTACGCGCTGGCCCTTTCGCCGGACCAGGTGAGCCTGCTCCAGATCGTGGAGGCCATAGACGGGCCGGTCCTTTCCCCGCTCCCGGTGGACGACAGCCAGGGGGAGGAAATCAAATCCGTGTGGGGCCGCGTCGCCGATGAGATAGGCGCGGTGCTGCGGAGCA
This portion of the Candidatus Hydrogenedentota bacterium genome encodes:
- a CDS encoding Rrf2 family transcriptional regulator; protein product: MMNISARCEYACRAMVELALHQPEGDILTAQAIAASRHVPEKYLVHILLQLKRAGLVHSVRGAQGGYALALSPDQVSLLQIVEAIDGPVLSPLPVDDSQGEEIKSVWGRVADEIGAVLRSISLRQMVEWSGRGQMYYI